The Aquila chrysaetos chrysaetos chromosome 4, bAquChr1.4, whole genome shotgun sequence genome segment CCCCTCGAAACTGAGCCCTCGCTGCATATCcaggctgtttctttccttctagcAATGGCTCAAAATTCAAGCTCAAGCCATCCAAGAGTGTGTCTGAGCCTTCAGGCATGCGGGCCAGGCAGCTGGGTGAGCCAAGCTGTCCCGATGCGGCGATGCCGCAAGTACCACGCAGCAGCCGCGGAGCTGAGGGGCCTTGGTTGTCACCCCTCGGCTCAAACCCCCGGCCGCTGGCTGGGAGAGCCTTGTCTCGCCGGTGAAGAGGGGAACACCGGGGTGTTTGTGACACGAAGCCTTCACGTAAGGGAGGGAAAGCGGCCGGCGTGTCACGGGAGCCCAAGAGTAACCGTCTAGTCAGAGACGCCTCAACGACGCACTCCTCTGACAGAAAACAACCAGCTTTGCAGCACGGCCCCTCCACATCCCGCCGCTAAGGCTCCGCCGCGAAGGAGGGCGCTTCTCAGAACGGGGCGGGAAAACGGCGGGGACGCCGGCGGGCTGCTGCCTGAGGCGAGGGCGAGGCGGCAGGGGCCGCGGCGCCCCGCGGAGGCTCACCCCGGCCGGCGCGGCgcgcccggggcggggcggggccaagccgagccgggccgggccgggccgagcggGGGGCGGGCCGCGGCGCTGCCGCcgagccccgcggcggggcagAGCGCGGCTGCCGCCGGAGCCGAGCCTCCTCCCCCTCCGCTGCCAGCGGGGCCCGGGCTGCCACATCGGCACCGCCGCTCCGAGAAGGCGCTTCCCGGAGCGGAGCGGGAGCCCAGCGCACCGGGAGATGGAGCtccgctgccgccgctgccgcttctgctgctgccgccgccgctgccgccccccGGGACTCGCGCTCCGCCAGGGCCGCCGCTGCCTCTGCCGGGACGGAGAGCGCGGCGCCGCCGTCTAACGCCGCAgccccggcggcgcggccgaGAGGGGAGGCAGCGCGGAGGCCGCCGCGGCCCCtccgcccgccggccccgcgcggcggcggcgaagcgcggccccctcctccccgccctcCCCACTGCCGCttccccgcccccgcccggccctCGGCTGGGCTccgccgccggcagccgggCCATGGCGGGGAGATGAGGGAGCGGCCGCCCCTGCCCGCAGGCTGCGTGGGGAGGCGGGGAGCGACGGGGCCGGGCGGCTCGGCGGCGCtagggccgggcggcggggcggggagaTGTGGGGCGCGGGGGCCGCGGCGCTGCAGCTCCTCTCCCGGGCCGTGAAGCaggcggcggcgcagggggCCCGGCAGGACCTGGGCCGCTGGCTGTCCCGAGCCGCCGGCACGGCggcaggaggcggcggcggggacgcCGTCGGCTTCGTcccggcggaggcggcgggggccggcgggctgctgctggggcccTACGCGGAGCAGGGCGGGCTGCCGCCGgcggagctgctgctctgccagctgcccGAGGCGGGCGGCGCCGGCGGGCCCGGGCTGGCCGAGGCCCGGGGCTGgcgctgctcctgctgcctcctgggcACCTGCTGGTGCAAGAGCTGCCTCAGCGTGTGCGTCCTGGCGGCCCTCTGCTTCGCCTCGCTGGCCTTGGTGCGCCAGTACCTGCGGGACCTGCTGCTCTGGGCCGAGAGCCTGGACAGCCTGGCCGGCGTGCTGCTCTTCACCGTGGGCTTCATCGTCGTGTCCTTCCCCTGCGGATGGGGCTACATCCTGCTCAACGTGGCCGCCGGCTACCTCTACGGCTTCGTGCTGGGCGTGGGGCTGATGGTGCTCGGCGTCCTCGTCGGCACCTTCGTCGCCCACGTGGCCTGCAAGCGGCTGTTGGCCCGCTGGGCGCGGGCCAGGATCCAGGGCAGCGAGACTCTCAGCGCCATCGTCCGCGTCGTGGAGGGTGGCGGCGGCCTCAAGGTGGTGGCTCTGGCACGGCTGACGCCGATCCCCTTCGGGCTGCAGAACGCCGTCTTCGCGGTGAGTCCCGGCCCGGGCCGCGTGCCCCAGCCCGGTGGCTGTGGCCAAGGAGGACGCTCTGGCTGGAAGGATAGCTTGCAGCGTAGTGGCCAGCGTGGCTGGTGGATGTTGCCCCCTTTCCCGGGAAGAAACtttggtttctttctcttttaacaacaggaaaagcagccccCCTGCCTGGTCTTGCTAGTGGCTCTTCCGTGCTTGCGGAGGGACGGCAGGCAGGTTCTCGAGGTGCCTCGTTCAGTGGCATTGCGTTAGAGTTGCTCTCCGGCTTTTGAGGCTCTGTTCTGGTGTTAGAAAGAAGCACCAAAGAGCTGTGTAGCAAAATCTGCGGAGAACTCAGCAGTTTTAAAGTGcttgtgtttttaaagtgaTCTGAGTGGAGGAAAAGTTGGATTTTTAAGCAGTCTTGCCAGATCTCCCTCAGCTACTTAATATAAATAACCATATTGGAAAGAAAGGAGCAGGCAGATTAAAATTCTTGCTCAGTTTGGTTGTTGTTTGTAGCATACATCTAGCAAATCCATAAAGAGCGTTAAGTCCATGGACACAAGAGAGGCTGCGCAGTTTGGACAGAGCATTAAGATGTAGGCTCACAGCTGAAAAGGGACTTGGTACACCGGAGTGGTACTGAAAGTTAATTTAAACTTGAGTTCGGAAAAGGGTTggacttgcttttctttctacttttagATGAAGACTGGTacattctttaagaaaaattatttaaaacttatGATCTCACTGTTCTCTTTGATCATCTTAAAGGAGAAAGTGAAGACGAATGTAGAGGGTATTGCTTTTGAGTGCCATCGTGCTGCTGATGACAATTTCAGACCGTCAGTTCTTCCTGAATGCTTTGGCTGAAGGATATGGTTTTGGCTGTGTGTTATGCCTCAGTGGTGTCTGCTAACTCGGTGAAATCAAAACAGAGCAAACCAGattgtgaaatatttcacaatGTTTAACAGTAACTCCTATGTTCTTTAATGTAGGAGACCCTATAAACAAATGTTTTGGTGTGCCACTTTCTTATAGCACGCTTTCCATGCCCGATCAGCACTCCTGATCCTGTACCCTTCTGAAGCACTTGCTTAATTTTGGCAGAGTCATTGGGTTGAAATGAGTAGGTCACTGAATACCAAATttgttatttaagaaaaaattaatccaCACAATTTTTAGGGGTTAACACCcacaacaaatatttaaaattgctaGGTATAAAACTGTGTGTGCTGGGGCATTTGTCTCGTGAGCTGCAATCTCCTGCCCATAAAAGCTGTAGCAacttataatttctttttaagcagatCCATTAACCATTTCCTTGTTATGAATGAGAAGACCCTcagctgttttatttgcttACCTGTGTTACTGCAGGACTGAGGAAGCTTAGACCcatgcagccaggagcagagtACCCCTGGAGCCCAAGGTCCTGGTGTAGCAGATGAAGCTTCTGCTCTAGTGTGACTCTCCTAAAGTGGGGAGAGCTGTTGTGCTTTGGTTGTTCACAGCTTCTGGGCATCCCTTGAAGTAGTCAGCAGATGTTGTAGGGCAGTATTGGATATGAAGAACTGACCAGAGAATTACTGAGTTAAAATGATTTCCTTCCTGGCATAACCATTCTGTTGGAAACAAGATTCAGCAGAGTATTCAGGCCAGTGCAATATTAAAATGGTGCTGTAGATCAGTGCTTTGTATTCTCTAAGTACCGCAagctaaataattttctttccaagtggAAGGTATCAGTATTAAAATAACAGGTAGGAAATGAGATGTAACCAGATTCTTGAGTATGCCAAATAACTTGGATGTTGCCTGCTAAAATTAGTTTGGTTTGCATTTATTATTCTGGATTTATTACTTTACAGCATAGTCAAATAAAGCACAGTGTGTTCAATTTTTAACCGAGAACGTTTAATATGAACTACTagattactgaaaaataaaatgttgcatGCAAATCTGGGAATTCAAGGCAGTTTCTTGCTGTGAGTCAAGTTTAAGCTACGTATAGAATACAAAATTCTGCCTACACAGACTGAGTTGtcatttctttgaaatctgatttatttgaaaatttaatGGTCTACTTACGTTTATAAGGCAAGGGGATTTGGGGTGCCCTAACTATCTATCCATTCCCTGTGCTAGCAACTTCAGGAATGAATTTGAAAATGATTGCTCTTAATAGTAGAAGAAAGAACAGTGAACTTAAGAAAACCTGCACATCTTTAATTTGCCAGCAGTCTGGTCTATGCATGTTTTCTGTGTGCATATTTGTAAGTAAACTGGAGATACTGAGAATACTTAAatgagagggaagggaggaagtgACACATGAGGTCCAGGACAAGCCATAACCTTGATGTGAGAGGGGTCATCTGCAGGGCTGGGACTAATGAGTTTCTACAAGCACTTGTTTAGTGGTGTGTACCATCTGCTGAGGGTTTCGGGGAGGTTGAATTGCAGAGGAATGTACAGAAGGAATGAAGAGCTTCCTAGCATTTGATTAGTGATGGGATCATATTATTTGAAAcagcacaagaagaaaattaacatgaaTGTCTTAGTTTCTCACCAGCCAGACATGAACATCTTGCTTCTTAAGGTCATTCTGCTGCTCTTTGGGAAAGAGCTGATAGTAGGAGCATTGGGGTAATGTATTTACTTGCCTTTCTGGAAGACCTAGAAACTTCTTAACTAAAAGcatgtttgtatttctctttgagTGGGTTTTGCTTACTTATCGTTCCTGTGGTGCCAGGGTGGCCTGATAGCTCTTACTAAGTGTTTGCCCATGCGCAGCCCTCTCCCCTTGACAGCTGAGTGTTCCGAAGGCAGGTCTGTAAGGAGGCCTGGTATGCAGGTTATCACCTCCTTCCCACTACTGGGTCCCTGGAGCTAGATTTGTGCAGACTGATTATTTGCAGTGCCAGGTGTAGCTTAGATCGGaattcatatttcttctttctcctctgaggGGAGTATTGtgcagaagaaataatgtgTCCCAGCGTGCATCTCCGGTTCAAGAAATGCACACAGTGAAATCAGAGTTCAAGAAATGGTACCTGCTTTGCAGGAACATTCAGGCTGCTTACTTTGCGTGTTGGAAAGTTGCtagctattttttgttttgttttttatttgctacctgggttttttggtggggttttctGGAGAAAGTAAAGAGCATCAGAATTGTTCTTTGGTCTCGGTTGCTATCTGATCTGAAACACAGGATTTCATAAGTCGAGGGGAGAGAAATCTGCTGCAATCCCCAAAGGCATGTGAGCTCCCACCAAAGTCCTGACACAAGCGTTTATTCTTTGACAGGAATGATCCAAAGGTGTCAGCTGCCAAGAATACACAAAAGTTTTACTGGACAAGGCCTGTCCAAGGTTTAGTGGGAGAATTTGTGGCTAACACTTTTGTTACCAGAGTGGTTAGGTAgttcttagttttgttttaacacATCGGTATGGCCTATAACAATTGCATCCATGCTTGCATTGGGATTTCACTGTTAatttctgctggcttcagcTTTCTATAGAAACAGAGTCGTGGTAGCCTCTGTTTGGCAGCTTGGCCACACAGACCACAGTCTGGCAGGTTTCTAGATCAGGTAAAGCTTCGTAGAAGGAAAGACATGGAAAGCTGTAAGTTTTATTGAAAATTTCTCAGGTTTCTTAGGTAGGGATGCTGTCCACTTCCTCTGCCTTCCGGGGGAAAGGATACCACTGTAGGTCTAAACCCTGCAAACCAGCAGTTAAAAGGGCACCTGTaaattccaccccccccccccaccgcccttGACTTTCATTTTAGTGGGAAGCACAAGTCTCAGTCCAGCGTGTCCATTGGCAGCCTCCGCTTTGTTTGGAAACAGTCTCTCTCATGGCCCGGGAGGTCCAGTTGCTTCAGGACAGATCCAGCCGTGCAAACGTGTTGCTCTGCAACCAAAATGTCCTTAATATGtatacagaaatgaaagaggTGCCTGGGAGTGTTAAAGCAATCTTTGGGAGGTTTCCCAGCTCCATTAGATTTAATGACAGTGTCCTACTTAGCAAATCTTGCCTCAGCATTAGTATTTCAGAGACTTTTAATAGCAGTTCCTTCATTCCCTTGCCAATATGGGAAGTTTTGGTTGTGCATTCTTATTACATGACGGACATTActataaagtttaaaataaataaataaataaataaaagaaagacttCTCAAAGCATCAGTCAAATACGAAGTTCTGACATAATTCCGTAGtgctttttcattcaaaacctaaattaatcttttataGAGAGGGAAATGTATTATTTGTGTTGCTTGTGTATATTTCAGTCTGTGGGACATGTAATTTGCAGTGTGAATTTTGGAATTGGCTTAATAGGTCTTGTTCCAGTGAATTATTCTTAATCTTTATGCTTCGCTGCATTCTCCTCCTCCATCGCCCTTCCGTCCTCCCAGAAACTTAACACTGATGGTGCTTAGAGCTCTGAGAATTCAGCACTGTGACTTTCATAGTAAccaaagtttattttaagaataggATGATGAAATGAGTAACTTTGCTGCTATTCTCTTGTCTTTGACATTATACAAAACTGTCAAGGTCAATAATTTCAATGTAGGCTCCCAGTGTTAGGGGCTGTTCTTAATTAGAACTTGTTTTATTACTATGTGATCAACTGAATTGTCTGGAAAATTCCTTAGGCTGCTTCTTTCAAAATCACCCTTTTCATACTAATTTTTAACCCATAGtttcctcctgttttcatttttcttgtgcaaATATCTTTTGGCCTCTTGGCTCTTGAATTTAATATTTCCCGATGGCTGCTGATACTAATTTAGCTAGTGCTGTGTACTTTGTTCCCTTGTAAACTGTCCACATACTGACTCAGAACAGAAATTTCAcagcaaagagaggaaaatatctTGAAgtattattagtatttttttccagagaaactAACAAACAGCTATAGCCCCATGTActggtgttttttttcactaattAAAGTGTGACACAAAATACCTTTGGTAGAGAATCGTAATGATACCCATGTGT includes the following:
- the TMEM64 gene encoding transmembrane protein 64 isoform X1, translated to MWGAGAAALQLLSRAVKQAAAQGARQDLGRWLSRAAGTAAGGGGGDAVGFVPAEAAGAGGLLLGPYAEQGGLPPAELLLCQLPEAGGAGGPGLAEARGWRCSCCLLGTCWCKSCLSVCVLAALCFASLALVRQYLRDLLLWAESLDSLAGVLLFTVGFIVVSFPCGWGYILLNVAAGYLYGFVLGVGLMVLGVLVGTFVAHVACKRLLARWARARIQGSETLSAIVRVVEGGGGLKVVALARLTPIPFGLQNAVFAITDLSLPNYLMASSVGLLPTQLLNSYLGTTLRTMEDVIAEQSVSGYFIFSLQWDSRQDFASGDSRQVSFL
- the TMEM64 gene encoding transmembrane protein 64 isoform X2 produces the protein MWGAGAAALQLLSRAVKQAAAQGARQDLGRWLSRAAGTAAGGGGGDAVGFVPAEAAGAGGLLLGPYAEQGGLPPAELLLCQLPEAGGAGGPGLAEARGWRCSCCLLGTCWCKSCLSVCVLAALCFASLALVRQYLRDLLLWAESLDSLAGVLLFTVGFIVVSFPCGWGYILLNVAAGYLYGFVLGVGLMVLGVLVGTFVAHVACKRLLARWARARIQGSETLSAIVRVVEGGGGLKVVALARLTPIPFGLQNAVFAITDLSLPNYLMASSVGLLPTQLLNSYLGTTLRTMEDVIAEQSVSGYFIFSLQIVISIGLMFYVVHRAQVELNAAIVACEMEMKTSFVKDSQPSISGSTTYCNKRTVAFSGGGVNIV